From Zea mays cultivar B73 chromosome 3, Zm-B73-REFERENCE-NAM-5.0, whole genome shotgun sequence:
CTGCTCAGAGCATTGCAATACTACTCTCTCAAGTAAATCATGACCTGTAGAATCACGCTTCACTAGGTCCTCAGCAGTTCTTGTCAGCGGTCCCTGAAGGTTGCCATCCAAAagaaattctgccaactcagccgcCCTAAAGGAACATCCTCAAACAAGTATAGCTTTAGAAACCACGACAATGGCCAGAGTATCGTGCCATTGTAAGAAACATAATATCATAAATTACTATAAAATGTGTTTTGAATTTTGACAACTGGGTCACCATGAATAAATATATTAACTTTCCCAAAGCTTTTCCAAGATGAATCAAAAAAATTTACTAGAAAATTTAATAAATACACATGTCAGAACTTTGATAAAACTAAAGGGTTGCTACAAACAGCAAAAAGGTAAGTGCACTGTTCGCTAAAGATGCTTTGCAGAGGTTTAAGATTCATGGATAAGCAGAAAACCACACTGTTGGCTGACTAAATTACAGGATATCTACTCATAGACATTAAATTAGAAATTACTTGATATTAACTTTCGCAAAGCTTTTCCAAGATGAATCAAAAAATTTACCagaaaatttaatcaatacacgtCAGAATTTTGATAAAACTAAAGGGTTGATAGAAACAGCAAAAAGGTAAGTGCACTGTTCGCTGAAGATGCTTTGCAGAGTTTTAAGATTCATGGATAAGCAGAAAACCACACCGTTGGCTGACTAATTTACAGGATATCTACTCATAGACcagtgttattaaaactacgtttaaacgtcaAAACTCTAATTAGAGGTTGAAACCACGTTTTAGCGTTTTGGCGTTCTAAACTGTAAAACGCAGTGTTTTATGCATTTTAGACCATTAGCTACTTTTGGGTCCAGTCTATTAGTTACTTTTGAGGTTCAATCCAGGTCATGGGTAAAGTTTTGGTAAGCCACTAAACTCTCTATTTTGTATTTAACTTCATATTATTGTATGAAATTATGATGtattggtatttttcctatgttgtttaaaactacgtttaaactttgtttaaacgtttaaaagtcAAAATTTGATCTATGAGCGTTCCAACGTTTTACCGTTTTAATAACCTTGTCATAGACATTAGATTAGAAACTACATACTATGGCCCTGTTTGTTTaacctctagattatataatccggtTTAAATAAGTTAAGAGGCAAACAAAAAACATAAATTATTGGGATGGGTTATATAATCTAGGTATCTAGGTACCTAGATTATAACAATCCATATCCATAAGCAGGTCATTGGGTGCTTATTTTAGATAATTTTTTGGCTTTTTACCCACTACCCTTAAAACTTGGTGAATATTTACCCACCAAATGAAGTTATATGAACTGGACTATATAATGTATATAAataagctagattatataatcctagaAGGAAACTAACAGGCCCTATGTGCATAAGCTCATTCAAGAGGATATACATCTAAAACATTAGGATTTGCATCAGAACATAGTTCCAGAACTTAAAAGAACTGAAGTAAATACTGGCATAACCAAATCAAATGTCATTCCTCACGGATACAACCATACATCCATATCCAACCCAAATATGAATAGTCATTACTCATTACTCAAACATAAATACAAATCATGCAACTAGGACAATTACAATGTTCACAACTTGTAAGTTAAATGATTTATTATGATCTTGTCTTCAAATATCCATGTGATTAAACTTATCTGAATGTTAAAGCTACTTGCTGAATAAAACACAGTTATGAGCTAAGACAGAGTAGAAAGCTAAAGGCGGTATGTTACTAACTTACTACCAAATATCCTACACAACTGCTGTCAGGCAAACACAAGCAATACAAGTATGGGCACAAAATTGATGATTATTTAAACCATATGACTTTTAACCTCCAAGGTACTCAATTTTAACAGACCTTTCTGCATCAAATTTGGTGATTCCTCCAGTTAGCTGAGTTGTAAACTTTTTCTGGCGGTGAAGAGCACAAGCAGCTTGCATACAAAGCTCCTTATTTCCTAGGCATGAgaaaagaagagctgaagaagATTTCCACTGTCTTGTAACTGCTGAAGACAATGAACTCTCTACTGACATTTGCTCCGGATGCAGCTCAAGCTGGTTTTTCTGCAAGGTGGCTAACACTGGCTTATCTGATGTTGTGGATCTGCCTCCATGAGCATCCACCTGGCTACGAAAAGGACTGAGCTTACCCCCTTGTTCCTTAATTCCATCACTTCTTGGCAACACCTTTGTGTGGAGCACTAGGCCAGCTGGTTTCTGTTGCTCTCTAGTATCCTTCAACACGATCCTAGCTTTGTCCCCAGTTCCATTAGTATCCAGCGACACCTTCGTCTTGTGCACTAAACCAATTGCTTTCTCCTGCCCTTCCATAGACTTGAGAGCCACGTTGACAGTTCCATCCGATGTAGAATGAGTGTGCTGCATGGGCGTCTCAGCAACAACTCGTGCTGATCCCACATTTGTCCTCGCCATGTTCGTAACGCTTGGAGTTCTAACCTGAACGGACGCATCATTCCCCGGGGGAGCAACAGGACTTTGTTTCTCACCGATCCTCGTTTGGCATTCAGAGCCATTCTTGTGTGGGCCGTTCTTGTGTGGGCCGTTCCCAGCACCGGAACCAGTGGGTGCAGGACTCGGCATTGTCCTGGACAATCCCTCATTCTTCCCCGATTGGCCATTCCCGGTCCCCTGCATGAAAACCGACACCTTTGGATCATCAGGGCTGGCAACCATGTGCTCAGAGACTGCTTCGGGGATTCCCCTGATCGCGGGAGAAATCACAGGCCGATCAAATCCCAATGGTCCAGCAGAATTCGCCTGCACATCTCCATGCCCCTTCTTGGGTTCGCCATTAGCCCAAGGCTTAGCGCTGCTCCGCTTCTTTATAAGCTGGCTGAGCGAGATTTCGTCGTCGTCGGACGAGCACGCGGACGCGGGTGCCTTCCTCTTGCGAGAAACCCGCGCGCGGCGCCCTTCCTGGCCCTTGGACGCGGAATCCTTCCGCGTGCCAGAAACCCCCGCGACACCAGGGCGGAACTCCCCCTCCTCAAActcgtcgttgtcgctgctgctgcagaggtcaatAGTGCTCTTCGGGGCCGGCTCCTGAGCGCGCCGGTTGACTCGCGGCGCCGCGGCCGCTATCGCGCCACCCGAGGAGCGGCTGCTCGGCCCGCGGCTCGCCGCCTTGAGCTCGAGGTAGCGTTCCTGCAGGGCCTGGACTTCCGCGGTCAGGTCCGCCAGGCCCGTCCGggcctcggcaagcgcggcctCGGTCTGGGCGTGCCTGCGGTCGCGGTCGCCGAGCACCCGCGCGGCCGCTTCGTAGTCCGCCCTGCGGCAGGTGACGCGGAGGTGCGCCACGAGGTCGGGGCCGGAGAGGAGGGCGAGCGCGGCGTCGACGTCGGAGGCGTCGGCGCCGGAGGACATCGTTCCGGCGCCCGTTGGTCGGTAGCGAGTCTCGAGGCGGGCTggggcacgcacgcacgcacgtagGAAGAAAtcggcggggcgcggctgggctgaGGAGCGGCTGGGTACTAGTTGGGGGTTTTTGGCCTCGATAGTTGAGGGGCCGGGCGGGCGGTGTTTGTGGAGGGACGTACTCCCATTCCAGCGGAGAAGTGGGTGACTGCCGGTTTCGCCTCGATTGGTTTGATGAATGGAAGAGCCGAAGAGGCAACTGCTCCTACTGGGACTGGGACCGGGACTGTGGTGCGAGCCTCCGTCCGTGAGAAGAAACCGTTTGAATGAATGTCTCGTACTACTTGAGTGACCGTTGTAATACATACATACCAGTGGCGTAGCTAGGTTTTTAACGATAGGTGGTCCGGCTTATCTTTTTAAACAATTTAAATACAACACATCATATAAATAAAAAATtactaaatataatataattaaaTAAATAGGTCTTACATTCATCTAACATCTTAATAAAAGTATAAAAATTATATCTTACACATACTAATAATGCTAGTTTACGAAGAATATAATGTTACTTTTTTTGTCGGGCCTACGCCTTTTAATAGCCATGAAAGTATTGATAATATTATCCTCATCCACTTGTCAGAAAATATCTCGCTCAACAAAAGTGACGAGACAATCGTCCAAAAGATTGTCACCCATCTTACTTCTCAATTTATTCTTGACAAAGGTCATTGCAGAAAATACTCTTTCAACACTTGTTGTTGCCACCGGTAGAAGCAATACTAGTTTGAGAAGCGTGTACACCCAATGATATACTTTGTCCCTCTTTGTTTCAACAAGTTTAATAGAAAGGTCAACAAGATTGTTTAGTCCTTTGAACATATCATCTTTTCTCATATCATCAATATAGTTACCAAGTTGCAATTCAAGTCTTAGCAAGTCAGAACCTTTAAATTCATTAGGGTAAAACTCAGCAAGTCTACGTACCTTATTTGCATCAAAAGAAGCAAATGAATCAACTGGACTAAAGGCAGCCATACAAGAAAGCAACTCCATATTTACCTCATCAAACCGATTATTTAGCTCAAGGCTAATTTGGTCAATGACTCCAATATATACTTCTCTTCTAAAGTGATCATCATTTGTTTGGTTTCGAGCAAAACGTGCTGATCTTCCATAAGGTACATATTTATCTTGCATTGTCGGAACTTGGATGCCATATTTATTGCAAAATAGTGTTACCTTTTGAAGGAATGGAACCCATCCATCAGACCTCAACTCTTGAATTTTACACTTCACCACACTAACAAGTGACATTGCATTAAGAATATCTTGGTCCCTTCTTTGTAAACACTCTGACAAATCATTAGTGTATCCAAGAATCACAAGCATCAAATGAGCACTGAAAATAAAGTCAAATGACTCAAGGACTCCAACCATGGTATGTATTTTTGGCCATTCACCCCTTTGTGAGGTATCTTCTCCAAGAGCTATGAGTACATCACGAATTGTAGGATACATAGCAATCATGTTGACCACAATTTTGTAATGAGAGCCTCATCGAGTTTCACCAGGCCTAGGCAACCCCATCTCTTGATTCAACCCACTTCCAGATTCTAGTTCACCACTTTCAAGTGCTTTCATGACATTATCAAATTGGTGATGACGGAGCATGCCATGCCGCTTACAAGAAACTCCAACAATATTTAGCAAGAGTGATACTTGGTCAAAAAACCACACACAATCATTATTTTCCTTTGCAACTGCAACAAGAACTAGTTGGAGTTGATGTGCAAAACAATGAATATAATAAGCAGAATGTGACTCTTTCATGATCAAAGTTTTCAACCCTTTAATCTCTCCTTTCATGTTGCTAGCCCCATCATAGCCCTGACCACGAATTTGAGTAATAGTCAACCCATGACTAACAAGTAAAGATTGAATTGCTTCCTTAAGTGAGATAACAACAGTATCATCTACATGAACAACTCCAAGAAAGCGCTCACATGGCCTTCCCAAACTATTAACATAGCGCAAGCAAAGTGCTAGTTGTTCCTTATGAGAGACATCACTAGACTCGTCAGCTAGAATTGTATAATACTCATCCCCAATTTCTTGAACGATATGTTTTCTAGTTTCCATAACACAACATTGGATAATATCCTTTTGTATGTCTGGACTAGTCAATGTGCAATTGCCTGGAGCATTCTTCAAAACATACTTGTCCACCTCCACATTATTTGTTGCAAGCCACTTCAAAAGTTCAATAAAATTCCCTCTATTACTAGATTCTTCACTTTCATTATGCCCACGAAATGACAATCCTTGTAGCAAAAGAAACTTCAAGCATCTAATTGAATAAGTCAACCTGATCTTATATAAACGACGGTCCTCATTATCCACCTTCACAATTTGTTCATCAATTGCCTTTTGAGGATTCACAAATAAGTTATATCTTTCTTGTGCTGCATTGTGAGCACTTGTAACACCACCCATATGCAAATCAAGTGCATCATATCTATTCCAATTATTCCAACCACCATTGACAAATGCTGATTTCTTAATCTTTTCCCTTGCAAATAAGTAGCAAACAAAGCAAAATGCTGATTCTAGTTTGATACTATATTCAATCCAAGGATATTTATAAAACCATATAGGGCTGAATTGTCGGTCCCTGTTTCCAATTCTTCTACTTTCAAAATCATGTGCATAAGGTTGGAATGGACCTCTAATAATATAGGCTTTTCGAATTGCATCTTGATCATTAACGGGATAACTTGCAATGGGTTGCCTATCCCCTGGATCATGCGAAAGCCGACTAATATCATAAACAGGTGCTGGTGTCGGTGTTGGTGTTGGTGTCACAATACCTTTAGGTGCAAGTGGAGGTGGACAAGATGGCATTGTATTAACATTTTCTTCAACCACTTGCTCTTGCTCTGGTGCATCTTCTTGTTCTTGAATTTTCTCCTCTGAAACATCCCCAATAGATGTAGAAGAAGCCTTCTTCTTGGATGCATATTTCTGGAAAAGAGATGCAATATCTCCACTTCTCTTCATGCTTCAACAAACCGACGATAGAGTTATGTAAAATTTAAAATTAATATTACAAGGACTAAAATTTAATAACTTTCTTGATTGTTTTTGTCTTGAATCTATCTATAATAAAATTATATGATATTTTAAATTATCATTCCAATTACCAAATGTTGAAAAAAGGGTATGATTGGTTTTAAAAAGTACCgtgattgaaatataataatccgGTGCAAAAACATCTATTATCTCAACTCTTTATAAGTCTTGCCTAAACTAATTTTGTATGAGTCCATAACGATGAACAATATGCTAATTAGCTTTGAGCTTTGTGCATGTAATACTTTACAAATTTGAAACGTCACGTGATGTACCTGTTGGCTGTTGCTGCCTGAGAATCTGATGGATGCAGATGTGCATGCAGATGTGTAGGCAGGCCTCAGCACCTCTCTGTCGCCCCTTGTGGCCACGCGGCCCACGCCTGACGTCGCCCGCCGCTTTTGGCTGGTGAGTTTTCGACCTGTGGCGGCGATGTCGTCCGTTCTATCCTTGATTGGCCCGATTAAATAGTAGATGCAGTTGCAGATATATAGAGTACAGACTGCGGGTACGCGGTATTTAACAGCACACACACGGAATCGTATCTGCAGAAGATTTGTATGGTGTTTGATTGGGCCAAATATATGGTGGTTCGtggcccacaaggaccaccatgtGGCTCCGCCCCTGATACATACACACACTAGCATACTTGGCTACGATTTCTATATGTATATATAATATAAATAAACCTTGTTAAATGAAATATTTACTCAAAATGAGCAAAATCTATAGATTCCTAGATCGCTGAACATGGTCACCAGAGGTACGAGCAATCGGCGGGCCTCTAAACCGAGCCAAACCAATGTCGAGCTAGTTATACAGCGACAACATCTGTATCGGCACGTGGATCCACAGTGTGCCTCATGTGGATCTAAACGCACAACGACATGCTTCTAAGGTTGGATCATGCGGATTGTGTCTTGTGCTACACCTAAGATTTCGCCCAAGAGACACTAGACGATGATGTGGTGAGAAGAGAGGCGGAGAGGACGAGCTGCGAGGTATGTGGTGTGGGGTGAGACAAAATGAAGCTTTTTCACTTGCTTTTTTCCACACTCGCCCCTCACCATGGCGAGATCAGGGACAGTGAGGCAGGAGATATTGAACTATAGATGGTCAAATGGACCGCGTCTAGCGGGCCGGCCTGAGACATGACCTATTTAATAGtgtcactgaaagggaaatgttctcttggaccatttctaagtgttttagtGATTAAATATCAAACACATCACTTTGAACTAACATGCCTACTATGAATATGACTACAAATAATTAAAGCAAATTGAGAAAAAGTGCATATGTGTGAACATTGCAAATCCTATTGCATTAAACGAACAAGATATGATTCTagtacttagtaaattgttttagttgctaactatgtttatctaagtgccaaGAAACTCTCCAAGTCGAGATAAATTGGAGTGAAGAAGTTTAGCTAAGTTTGGCCAAACTTGCACCAATCTGtggagcaccggattgtccggtgcccaggctggtgtcacacccggtttcagaaggtaaACCGAGTGCGAAccgtgtacgtgtcaggatcaggaaTTCACGTACactgcgattacataattggacatcatcacataatgctcaaataatagcggaaataaatattactttattacatcatgatgtccgaaacatccacatagtcattaacttaaacataaatcaaagtgTTGAACGAAACGTGataagataaggccttcatagatagtcgactgggggtttgccgctaatatAGTTTAGAATTCCTcgaagtcttgaaactcctgaaaATCCTTCGTTGCCTTTATCTTCTCGTGAGAAATGGTTGCAATAGGGACAACCTTGTATTTGGTGTTTAAGCAAGGGCaaatacacatcaatgtactcatcAAATGTCCTATTTGGTTGAAGTGGACTAGATGTATGTGGcgttaagctcaaagcagttgcttttagttggtcaaatatttatcattagtagaagccaagttttatcatagaaCCCCAGTTGTTATTCCCAAAAGaaagcacctccttagagaggaaaGTAACAGATATCATAAGTATAAGCATCATCGTTAAACCATCAACATAAATGAATtcagagtatctctaatcaaagaggatcccaaggttgctcttaaccgtgagcacggctgatataccagtttctaaccctttgtagaggttgcacactttacccacgagtcgtgatcccttcctaGCCTGGGTTTggaagacccgatcttcactaccgagatgaatggctagggattcactacgtagtctttacaaagattctcctggtgcgtagccgcccgttaggtttcgctagtcgtacaaacacagtactcctccctaaggtgggtgactaacaaaaccaaatcgaatgaacatcGACACCCActcttagcagagcaagcactatgccctagcccccattgacggcacatcgGCGAAGAAAACTACACCTCCAGGTTCCTCCAATTAATCAACTAAGGGTGTCTCATACCACCCTCATAGTTGTACTGttgtcccgggtggtctctcaatgaataggtccttacagagaggtgctCGGAAAACAGCCCGAgccccctaaaatgccacaagtttataatcataataataatgcatcatcgtatcataaaataattcttatcatgttcgttgattagggtAAAGCATTAGCATTTAGCTGATCATAATAACCCAACAcaaaaaaggtaatcaaggacaagataaatagaaagctagtcaatccttaggttaatcATAATATGTGGGATAGTGCATTATAAAGTAAATATGACATAATAAGTCAGATGACACTTGCTTTCACCAATTTGTtgttgctcaggggcttctcctgcaacTTCCTCGGACTCCACGAACAAAACGTTATCTAAGCGAGTGCGAACACACATTTAATATTCTTGAAACAGAAAGAAATAGTACACTATATAACGAAAAACATTATAAACTGAAGCGCctcaatcctttgggactcaaatgtgatacaattactagtctcaggaggctagtaaacacatttatacatcagatagttccaCATCtgtttaaacgagacaaacctgtaaaggtggcgatcaactttaagagttggtccacaactcgggacatatcatcagagtggggctaaagcagcccgatatacgcagcgaagcaaatcagcgatccaacagccacatgcaaggttggaaacaggcgtaactcttacccgatcagcgatcaccttctctgaaaaacaacaaataagcaagggtgagtacaaacgtactcagtagcccaccttcacccacggaatggggaaattagatataatgcatggagtatgtggagctcaggatattttacaGAAATAGCAATGTTTGATGCa
This genomic window contains:
- the LOC103651405 gene encoding uncharacterized protein, which gives rise to MSSGADASDVDAALALLSGPDLVAHLRVTCRRADYEAAARVLGDRDRRHAQTEAALAEARTGLADLTAEVQALQERYLELKAASRGPSSRSSGGAIAAAAPRVNRRAQEPAPKSTIDLCSSSDNDEFEEGEFRPGVAGVSGTRKDSASKGQEGRRARVSRKRKAPASACSSDDDEISLSQLIKKRSSAKPWANGEPKKGHGDVQANSAGPLGFDRPVISPAIRGIPEAVSEHMVASPDDPKVSVFMQGTGNGQSGKNEGLSRTMPSPAPTGSGAGNGPHKNGPHKNGSECQTRIGEKQSPVAPPGNDASVQVRTPSVTNMARTNVGSARVVAETPMQHTHSTSDGTVNVALKSMEGQEKAIGLVHKTKVSLDTNGTGDKARIVLKDTREQQKPAGLVLHTKVLPRSDGIKEQGGKLSPFRSQVDAHGGRSTTSDKPVLATLQKNQLELHPEQMSVESSLSSAVTRQWKSSSALLFSCLGNKELCMQAACALHRQKKFTTQLTGGITKFDAERAAELAEFLLDGNLQGPLTRTAEDLVKRDSTGHDLLERVVLQCSEQLFSIYRNKDDKYFC